ATGGAGGCGGACAGGTAGCCGATCACCGCGTCGAACCAGACGTAGATCCGCTTGTCGGTGCGGTCCCGCCAGCCCTCCAACGGGATGGGCACGCCCCACTCCAGGTCGCGGGTGATGGCCCGGGGCTGGAGGTCGTCGAGCAGGTTCCGCGAGAAGCGCAGCACGTTCGGGCGCCAGCCCTCCCGGGTGTCCAGCCACTGCCGCAGCACGTCGGCGAGGGCGGGCAGGTCCAGGAAGAAGTGCTCGGTCTCGACGAACTTCGGGGTCTCCCCGTTGATCTTCGACTTCGGGTTGATCAGGTCGATCGGGTCGAGCTGGTTGCCGCAGTTGTCGCACTGGTCGCCGCGGGCGCTGTCGTAGCCGCAGATCGGGCAGGTGCCCTCGATGTACCGGTCGGGCAGGGTCCGGCCGGTGGACGGGGAGATCGCCCCCATGGTGGTCTTGGGGACGATGTAGCCGTTGCGGTACATCCCCTCGAACAGCTCCTGCACCACGGCGTAGTGGTTGCGGGTGGTGGTCCGGGTGAACAGGTCGTAGGAGAGACCGAGGCCGTGCAGGTCCTCGACGATCACCCGGTTGTACCGGTCGGCCAGCTCGCGCGGGGTGACCCCCTCGGCGTCGGCCTGCACCTGGATCGGCGTGCCGTGCTCGTCGGTGCCGGAGACCATGAGCACGTCGTGACCGGCCATTCGCATGTACCGGGCGAAGACGTCGGAGGGAACGCCGAATCCGGAAACGTGGCCGATGTGGCGCGGGCCGTTGGCGTAGGGCCAGGCGACCGCGGCGAGAACGTGACTCATGACCAGCAAGCCTAGTGACCGCTGCCGGGCTGCCGCGAACCAATAGGCCGGCCGGGGTGGCGGGTGGCTCTCGCCGCCGCCTGGTGACCGCCGGCGGTCAGCTGTGCACGACGCCGTAGACCTCGCGACGCCGCAGCCCGTACTCGGTCGCGACCTCGGTGATGGCGTCCCGCCGGGACAGCCCGGCGGACTCCCGCTCGGCCACCGCCGCGCGGAGCGTGTCGTCGTCGGGCCGGGCCGCCGGGGCGGGCGGCGCGCCGGCCACCACCAGGGTGATCTCGCCCCGGGGCTCGCCCTCGGCGGCCCAGTCGGCCAGCTCGCCCAGCGGCCGGCGGACCACTTCCTCGTACGTCTTGGTCAGCTCCCGGCAGAGCGCGGCGGGCCGGTCGGGGCCGAAGGCGGCGGCCAGGTCGGCGAGCGCGCCGGTGATCCGGTGCGGGGCCTCGAAGAGCACCAGGGTGCGTTCCTCGGCGGCCAGGGCCCGCAGCCGGGACCGGCGGGCGCCCGGCGAGCGGGGCAGGAAGCCCTCGAAGCAGAACCGGTCGCTGGGCAGCCCGGACAGCGCCAGGGCGGTGGTCACCGCACTGGGTCCGGGGGCGGCGGTGACCGGGACGCCGGCGTCGAGCGCGGCCCGGACCAGCCGGTAGCCGGGGTCGGAGACGCTGGGCATGCCGCCGTCGGTGACCAGGGCGACCACGTACCCGGCGGTGAGCACCTCGGCCAGCTCCGGGGTGCGGCGCTCCTCGTTCCCCTCGAAGTAGGAGACGATCCGGCCGGGGACCGTGACGGCCAGGTCCCGGGCCAGCCGGGTGAGCCGCCGGGTGTCCTCGGCGGCGACCACGTCGGCGGTGGCGAGCACCTCGCGGAACCGGGCCGAGGCGTCGGCCGGGTTGCCCAGCGGCGCGCCGAGCAGAATAAGCCGCCCTACCTCGGACATTTCACCCACGAATGGCGCTCCTTCATCGACGGCGTACCAATCTCGGCGACGGCGGGCGCCACCGGGCACCTTCGCAGCCTACGATCGCCGGGTGACGAGTGCGTCGACAGCACAGAGCGCGAGCGCGGGCCGTCCCGGATCGGACCGGACCACGCCCGCCCACCCCGCCGCCGGCCCGGTCGGCGAGTCCGTGGCGACCGGCGGGAGCGGCGTCCCGGCCATCGTCCGGCGGCGGCTCGCCACCGTCGACGCCCGGCTCGACGGGCACGCCTGGCTGGCCACCGGGGTGGTGGTGCTGATCGCGGCGATCCTGCGGTTCGTCGGCCTGAGCGGCCCCAAGGGCAAGATCTTCGACGAGATCTACTACGCCCGCGACGCGTACGGCCTGATCGACCGGGGCGTCGAATGGAACTACAAGGACAACGGCCCGTCGTACGTGGTGCACCCGCCGCTGGGGAAGTGGCTGATCGGGTTCGGCGAGTGGGCCTTCGGCTACCAGGACGCCGAGACGAAGCTGTCCGTCCCGGGGCACCTGATGACCACCGC
The window above is part of the Micromonospora inositola genome. Proteins encoded here:
- the rsmI gene encoding 16S rRNA (cytidine(1402)-2'-O)-methyltransferase, translated to MSEVGRLILLGAPLGNPADASARFREVLATADVVAAEDTRRLTRLARDLAVTVPGRIVSYFEGNEERRTPELAEVLTAGYVVALVTDGGMPSVSDPGYRLVRAALDAGVPVTAAPGPSAVTTALALSGLPSDRFCFEGFLPRSPGARRSRLRALAAEERTLVLFEAPHRITGALADLAAAFGPDRPAALCRELTKTYEEVVRRPLGELADWAAEGEPRGEITLVVAGAPPAPAARPDDDTLRAAVAERESAGLSRRDAITEVATEYGLRRREVYGVVHS